Proteins encoded by one window of Hippoglossus hippoglossus isolate fHipHip1 chromosome 15, fHipHip1.pri, whole genome shotgun sequence:
- the atoh7 gene encoding protein atonal homolog 7: MKSRRPSCTDSGSESSELDSKSPEKYETTTRRRSAANARERKRMEGLNTAFDRLRKVVPQWGQDKKLSKYETLQMALSYIMALNRILTDARRHNAPHRQWLDLQFDCVQPESYPCLMRYDSPTEQEYIQSSFSYQFDGHQVQA, encoded by the coding sequence ATGAAGTCTCGCCGGCCCAGCTGCACCGACTCCGGATCAGAGTCCTCAGAACTAGATTCCAAGAGTCCGGAGAAGTATGAGACCACCACCAGGCGACGGTCGGCTGCCAAcgccagagagagaaagaggatggAGGGTTTGAACACGGCCTTTGATCGCTTACGTAAAGTGGTCCCCCAGTGGGGCCAGGACAAAAAACTCTCCAAGTATGAAACCTTGCAGATGGCCCTCAGCTACATCATGGCCCTCAACCGGATCCTGACAGACGCCAGGAGGCACAACGCTCCTCACAGGCAGTGGCTGGACCTGCAGTTTGACTGTGTGCAGCCTGAGAGCTACCCCTGCCTCATGAGGTACGACTCCCCGACGGAACAGGAGTACATCCAGTCATCGTTCTCGTACCAGTTTGACGGACATCAGGTCCAAGCATAA